The following coding sequences lie in one Spinacia oleracea cultivar Varoflay chromosome 1, BTI_SOV_V1, whole genome shotgun sequence genomic window:
- the LOC110802189 gene encoding glycosylinositol phosphorylceramide mannosyl transferase 1 isoform X2: MRGSPVSRRAAQRFRQLAFLSAGSVKVKLLLGFCIFFTLILLVFRASTFIQWTHHYNSIDQSDLHRKGYTLLINTWKRNDLLKKSISHYAACLLLESIHIVWSEPDPPSESLNRYLQHIVKAYSKNGRKIELEFDTNTKDSLNNRFKEIKNLKTDVVFSIDDDVIFPCSSVEVAYSVWQSAPDTMVGFVPRMHWLDQSRGNMDHYTYGGWWSVWWTGTYSMVLSKAAFFHKKYLAMYTNEFPASLREYIAHNRNCEDIAMSFLVANATGAPPIWVKGKIFEIGSTGISSLGGHSQKRTECINRLLCQLAVIRALIDEVVLRLDQITEMFLRL, from the exons ATGAGAGGTTCTCCAGTGAGTCGACGAGCTGCTCAGCGATTTCGGCAACTCGCTTTCTTGTCTGCTGGATCCGTGAAGGTTAAGCTACTGCTCGGATTTTGCATCTTCTTCACTTTGATCTTGCTCGTCTTTCGAGCTTCCACTTTCATTCAATGGACACACCATTACAATTCCATCGACCAATCTGATTTACACAG GAAGGGTTATACACTTTTAATTAATACCTGGAAAAGAAATGATCTTTTGAAGAAATCCATCTCCCATTATGCAGCATGTCTTCTACTGGAATCCATACACATTGTATGGAGTGAGCCCGATCCTCCATCAGAGTCTCTTAATCGTTATTTGCAGCACATTGTGAAGGCATACTCAAAAAATGGACGAAAGATTGAACTGGAATTTGATACCAATACAAAAGACAGTTTGAACAATAGATTTAAAGAAATCAAGAATCTGAAAACAGATGTGGTcttctcaattgatgatgatgTCATATTTCCTTGTTCTTCTGTTGAAGTTGCCTATAGTGTATGGCAGAGTGCTCCTGATACAATGGTTGGATTTGTCCCACGTATGCATTGGCTGGATCAATCT AGAGGCAATATGGATCACTATACTTATGGTGGTTGGTGGTCTGTTTGGTGGACGGGCACTTATAGTATGGTTCTATCCAAGGCAGCTTTTTTCCACAAAAAGTACCTGGCAATGTACACAAATGAGTTTCCAGCATCCCTTAGAGAATATATAGCTCATAACAG GAATTGTGAAGATATTGCAATGTCGTTTCTTGTTGCGAACGCAACCGGTGCTCCTCCTATTTGGGTAAAAG GCAAGATATTTGAGATCGGCTCTACAGGAATCAGTAGCTTGGGAGGTCACAGCCAGAAACGAACTGAATGCATTAACAG ACTGTTGTGTCAACTTGCTGTTATACGAGCACTAATAGATGAGGTGGTCCTAAGACTGGACCAAATTACTGAAATGTTTCTGCGACTTTGA
- the LOC110802189 gene encoding glycosylinositol phosphorylceramide mannosyl transferase 1 isoform X1, protein MRGSPVSRRAAQRFRQLAFLSAGSVKVKLLLGFCIFFTLILLVFRASTFIQWTHHYNSIDQSDLHRKGYTLLINTWKRNDLLKKSISHYAACLLLESIHIVWSEPDPPSESLNRYLQHIVKAYSKNGRKIELEFDTNTKDSLNNRFKEIKNLKTDVVFSIDDDVIFPCSSVEVAYSVWQSAPDTMVGFVPRMHWLDQSRGNMDHYTYGGWWSVWWTGTYSMVLSKAAFFHKKYLAMYTNEFPASLREYIAHNRNCEDIAMSFLVANATGAPPIWVKGKIFEIGSTGISSLGGHSQKRTECINRRNINGVAHELADIGRTMDGERTYHFEPPRKVLQTYFQEIPTVGED, encoded by the exons ATGAGAGGTTCTCCAGTGAGTCGACGAGCTGCTCAGCGATTTCGGCAACTCGCTTTCTTGTCTGCTGGATCCGTGAAGGTTAAGCTACTGCTCGGATTTTGCATCTTCTTCACTTTGATCTTGCTCGTCTTTCGAGCTTCCACTTTCATTCAATGGACACACCATTACAATTCCATCGACCAATCTGATTTACACAG GAAGGGTTATACACTTTTAATTAATACCTGGAAAAGAAATGATCTTTTGAAGAAATCCATCTCCCATTATGCAGCATGTCTTCTACTGGAATCCATACACATTGTATGGAGTGAGCCCGATCCTCCATCAGAGTCTCTTAATCGTTATTTGCAGCACATTGTGAAGGCATACTCAAAAAATGGACGAAAGATTGAACTGGAATTTGATACCAATACAAAAGACAGTTTGAACAATAGATTTAAAGAAATCAAGAATCTGAAAACAGATGTGGTcttctcaattgatgatgatgTCATATTTCCTTGTTCTTCTGTTGAAGTTGCCTATAGTGTATGGCAGAGTGCTCCTGATACAATGGTTGGATTTGTCCCACGTATGCATTGGCTGGATCAATCT AGAGGCAATATGGATCACTATACTTATGGTGGTTGGTGGTCTGTTTGGTGGACGGGCACTTATAGTATGGTTCTATCCAAGGCAGCTTTTTTCCACAAAAAGTACCTGGCAATGTACACAAATGAGTTTCCAGCATCCCTTAGAGAATATATAGCTCATAACAG GAATTGTGAAGATATTGCAATGTCGTTTCTTGTTGCGAACGCAACCGGTGCTCCTCCTATTTGGGTAAAAG GCAAGATATTTGAGATCGGCTCTACAGGAATCAGTAGCTTGGGAGGTCACAGCCAGAAACGAACTGAATGCATTAACAG GAGGAACATCAATGGTGTGGCGCATGAACTTGCTGATATTGGTCGTACTATGGATGGTGAACGCACCTATCATTTCGAACCTCCAAGGAAGGTTCTCCAGACTTATTTTCAAGAAATCCCAACAGTGGGAGAAGACTAA
- the LOC110802189 gene encoding glycosylinositol phosphorylceramide mannosyl transferase 1 isoform X3, which produces MRGSPVSRRAAQRFRQLAFLSAGSVKVKLLLGFCIFFTLILLVFRASTFIQWTHHYNSIDQSDLHRKGYTLLINTWKRNDLLKKSISHYAACLLLESIHIVWSEPDPPSESLNRYLQHIVKAYSKNGRKIELEFDTNTKDSLNNRFKEIKNLKTDVVFSIDDDVIFPCSSVEVAYSVWQSAPDTMVGFVPRMHWLDQSRGNMDHYTYGGWWSVWWTGTYSMVLSKAAFFHKKYLAMYTNEFPASLREYIAHNRNCEDIAMSFLVANATGAPPIWVKGKIFEIGSTGISSLGGHSQKRTECINRFVLQFGKMPLVSTSMKVVDSRDTWFW; this is translated from the exons ATGAGAGGTTCTCCAGTGAGTCGACGAGCTGCTCAGCGATTTCGGCAACTCGCTTTCTTGTCTGCTGGATCCGTGAAGGTTAAGCTACTGCTCGGATTTTGCATCTTCTTCACTTTGATCTTGCTCGTCTTTCGAGCTTCCACTTTCATTCAATGGACACACCATTACAATTCCATCGACCAATCTGATTTACACAG GAAGGGTTATACACTTTTAATTAATACCTGGAAAAGAAATGATCTTTTGAAGAAATCCATCTCCCATTATGCAGCATGTCTTCTACTGGAATCCATACACATTGTATGGAGTGAGCCCGATCCTCCATCAGAGTCTCTTAATCGTTATTTGCAGCACATTGTGAAGGCATACTCAAAAAATGGACGAAAGATTGAACTGGAATTTGATACCAATACAAAAGACAGTTTGAACAATAGATTTAAAGAAATCAAGAATCTGAAAACAGATGTGGTcttctcaattgatgatgatgTCATATTTCCTTGTTCTTCTGTTGAAGTTGCCTATAGTGTATGGCAGAGTGCTCCTGATACAATGGTTGGATTTGTCCCACGTATGCATTGGCTGGATCAATCT AGAGGCAATATGGATCACTATACTTATGGTGGTTGGTGGTCTGTTTGGTGGACGGGCACTTATAGTATGGTTCTATCCAAGGCAGCTTTTTTCCACAAAAAGTACCTGGCAATGTACACAAATGAGTTTCCAGCATCCCTTAGAGAATATATAGCTCATAACAG GAATTGTGAAGATATTGCAATGTCGTTTCTTGTTGCGAACGCAACCGGTGCTCCTCCTATTTGGGTAAAAG GCAAGATATTTGAGATCGGCTCTACAGGAATCAGTAGCTTGGGAGGTCACAGCCAGAAACGAACTGAATGCATTAACAGGTTTGTCCTTCAGTTTGGGAAAATGCCTTTGGTTTCAACTTCCATGAAAGTTGTTGATAGCCGAGACACTTGGTTTTGGTGA
- the LOC110802187 gene encoding uncharacterized protein gives MRVNIAQPTPLSPPSPPHNASSSSFYPTTKLRLHRSPSATILTTTLATTSTTLCRSKSTDLNLRRSCSASFEGNDFPHHQDFTPKQTNSHNKKLKFPSFHRNTTTTTTTAMPSFRHSDSQVDVLEPSLLGIRPDPPDWPARDAVIRDCIARRASSIELPLSLRMLKMKQKFQRLEEEREIGDLEEYIKDNPINNLCCSTLYIIKEVQTHALRSRGLVLDEELDNGVLSKIQREMTSSFIWLFREVFAKTPDLMVEIMLLTSNFAAVSLESLLPFENTQEVLEQNSRNWGVGQLEIEKPGVELEEKEKGLWDSMVEEANEIGGYVKNERLGFVVVDHDYVKDRDIDSKIEFVSPVGVEVERDDYEEYYRTDLLYQMGLFKEPSNTLLLSNYAQFLCLVSRDYDRAEECFKRAIQLDPTDAEVMTQYANFLWVVRKDLWGAEERFQQATAAEPDNSYHASKYANFLWSTGGEDTCYPLDPPCAMS, from the exons ATGAGGGTAAACATTGCACAACCCACCCCTCTTTCTCCTCCTTCCCCTCCTCACAATGCATCCTCATCTTCCTTCTACCCCACCACCAAGCTCCGCCTCCACCGCTCTCCTTCCGCCACCATCCTTACCACCACTCTCGCCACAACCTCAACCACCCTTTGTCGCTCCAAATCAACGGACCTAAACCTCCGTAGATCTTGCAGTGCAAGCTTTGAAGGTAATGATTTCCCTCACCATCAAGATTTTACCCCAAAACAAACCAACTCTCATAATAAGAAGCTCAAATTTCCTAGCTTCCACCGTAACACCACCACTACGACTACCACCGCGATGCCATCGTTTCGGCATTCGGATTCTCAGGTGGATGTTCTAGAACCTTCCTTGTTGGGCATCCGCCCCGACCCACCAGATTGGCCTGCGAGGGATGCGGTGATTCGCGATTGCAttgcgcgacgagcgagcagcaTTGAGCTGCCTCTCTCTCTTAGGATGCTTAAAATGAAGCAGAAATTCCAACGAttagaggaggagagagaaattggggATCTAGAGGAATATATAAAAGATAATCCCATCAATAATTTATGTTGTTCGACTTTGTATATTATCAAAGAGGTTCAAACCCATGCTTTGAGAAGCAGGGGATTGGTTTTAGATGAGGAATTAGATAATGGAGTTTTGAGCAAGATTCAAAGGGAGATGACATCTTCTTTTATTTGGTTGTTTAGGGAAGTTTTTGCCAAAACCCCTGATTTGATGGTAGAAATTATGCTACTAACCTCGAATTTCGCCGCCGTTTCGCTTGAATCATTACTTCCTTTTGAAAATACCCAGGAAGTTTTAGAGCAAAACTCAAGAAATTGGGGAGTTGGGCAATTGGAAATAGAAAAACCAGGGGTGGAATTGGAGGAGAAAGAAAAGGGTTTGTGGGATTCAATGGTAGAAGAAGCTAATGAGATTGGAGGTTATGTGAAGAATGAAAGGTTAGGATTTGTTGTAGTTGATCATGATTATGTTAAAGATCGTGATATTGATAGTAAGATTGAGTTTGTTTCACCAGTAGGAGTTGAGGTTGAAAGAGATGATTATGAAGAGTATTATAGGACAGATCTTCTTTACCAGATGGGGTTGTTTAAGGAGCCTAGTAACACTCTTTTGCTCTCAAATTATGCACAGTTTCTCTGCCTTGTTTCCCGGGATTATGACAG GGCCGAGGAGTGTTTCAAGCGAGCAATACAATTGGATCCAACGGACGCAGAGGTAATGACACAATATGCAAATTTCTTATGGGTGGTGAGAAAAGACCTATGGGGAGCTGAAGAAAGATTTCAACAGGCAACAGCGGCTGAACCAGACAACTCATATCATGCATCAAAGTATGCAAATTTCTTATGGAGCACGGGTGGTGAAGATACATGTTACCCTCTTGATCCTCCCTGTGCAATGAGCTAA